Proteins encoded within one genomic window of Microbacterium sp. LKL04:
- a CDS encoding cysteine desulfurase family protein: MLYLDHAATGPVRPEVRETMLPFLGERYGNPSSHHTVGEDAAAALTDARRRVAAVLGMRPGDVIFTSGATEANNLALKGVAVAALLRTGRPGHLVTSAIEHESVLASAEFLERVHGMAVTRLRVDADGLVSADDLAASLREDTVLVSLGYANNEIGTVQDAAALAAVSTAARVPLHLDAVQAAGWLPLAGTGAEALSIAGHKIGAPQGIGALAIRGRVPLEPLLHGGGQERDRRSGTENVAGAVGLAVALELAEAERLDATARVTAVRDAFVARVLALIAEARLTGHASRRLPGTASFTFSGVSGEAVLLELERRGVVSSSGSACAAGSDEPSHVLLALGIAPEVAQTSVRFSFGHHATIDPAPLADAVAASVAAVRSR, encoded by the coding sequence GTGCTCTACCTCGACCACGCGGCGACCGGCCCCGTCCGTCCCGAGGTGCGGGAGACGATGCTCCCCTTCCTCGGCGAGCGCTACGGCAACCCGTCGAGCCACCACACGGTCGGCGAGGATGCCGCCGCCGCCCTCACCGACGCGCGTCGCCGGGTCGCAGCCGTCCTCGGGATGCGGCCGGGAGACGTGATCTTCACCTCCGGGGCGACCGAGGCGAACAATCTCGCGCTGAAGGGGGTCGCTGTCGCAGCACTCCTGCGCACCGGCCGGCCCGGACACCTCGTCACGAGCGCGATCGAGCACGAGTCGGTGCTCGCGTCGGCGGAGTTCCTGGAGCGCGTCCACGGGATGGCGGTGACCCGGCTGCGGGTCGACGCGGATGGGCTCGTCTCCGCCGACGACCTCGCGGCCTCCCTTCGGGAGGACACCGTGCTCGTCTCGCTCGGGTACGCGAACAACGAGATCGGGACGGTGCAGGATGCCGCCGCACTCGCGGCCGTCTCCACCGCGGCGCGCGTCCCGCTCCACCTCGACGCCGTCCAGGCAGCGGGGTGGCTGCCCCTGGCGGGGACCGGTGCGGAAGCCCTCTCGATCGCGGGCCACAAGATCGGAGCCCCGCAGGGGATCGGGGCCCTCGCGATCCGCGGACGCGTCCCCCTGGAACCGCTCCTCCACGGCGGCGGTCAGGAGCGCGATCGTCGCAGCGGCACGGAGAACGTCGCCGGCGCGGTGGGCCTCGCCGTCGCGCTCGAACTCGCCGAGGCGGAGCGACTCGACGCGACGGCGCGCGTCACAGCGGTGCGCGACGCGTTCGTCGCCCGCGTTCTCGCGCTGATCGCCGAGGCGCGGCTCACGGGTCACGCATCCCGCCGTCTGCCGGGGACGGCGAGCTTCACGTTCTCGGGCGTCAGCGGTGAAGCCGTCCTGCTCGAACTCGAACGACGCGGCGTCGTCTCCTCGAGCGGATCCGCCTGCGCAGCCGGCAGCGACGAACCCTCCCACGTGCTCCTGGCGCTCGGCATCGCACCCGAGGTCGCCCAAACGTCGGTCCGGTTCAGCTTCGGCCACCACGCGACGATCGACCCCGCCCCCCTCGCCGACGCCGTCGCCGCCTCGGTGGCGGCGGTACGATCGCGGTGA
- a CDS encoding glycosyltransferase family 2 protein: MSTPTVTVIVPGRDVGAFADEALASLRGQTHEDFRAILVDDASRDRTAEVFAAAAAADPRFTVVRHDVARGLGASRNEALDLVGTPYVGFFDADDVMLPGGLATLVGSLEESGSDIAVGAYVRLRADASGRYAPGIVQPWVAASTSPARRRTTLAEHPDVSGNIVAWSKVSRIDLWRREGLRFTEERAYEDQVVAQQLYAAAGAIDVIPDVVVHWRERADGTSITQRRHAVPVLQDYLDGMRGGLAVLDDAGFDDAARSRVHLILDMDVPALVRVAEHHPDDTYRQLLGAFTRDLLDRAENEGVVLDEASAPLLAAAQAW, encoded by the coding sequence ATGAGCACCCCGACCGTCACCGTCATCGTTCCCGGACGCGACGTCGGCGCGTTCGCAGACGAGGCCCTCGCCTCCCTCCGCGGGCAGACGCACGAGGACTTCCGCGCGATCCTCGTCGACGACGCCTCACGCGATCGGACGGCCGAGGTGTTCGCCGCGGCGGCCGCCGCTGATCCTCGCTTCACGGTGGTGCGCCACGACGTCGCCCGCGGCCTGGGCGCCTCCCGGAACGAGGCGCTCGATCTCGTGGGCACCCCCTATGTCGGCTTCTTCGACGCCGACGACGTCATGCTGCCGGGAGGGCTCGCCACCCTCGTGGGCAGCCTCGAGGAATCCGGCAGCGACATCGCCGTCGGCGCCTACGTCCGATTGCGAGCGGATGCCTCGGGTCGCTACGCCCCCGGCATCGTCCAGCCCTGGGTCGCGGCATCCACCTCGCCCGCCCGGCGTCGCACGACCCTCGCCGAGCACCCGGACGTCTCGGGGAACATCGTCGCGTGGTCCAAGGTCAGCCGCATCGACCTGTGGCGTCGCGAGGGTCTGCGTTTCACCGAGGAGCGGGCGTACGAGGATCAGGTCGTCGCGCAGCAGCTCTATGCGGCGGCCGGAGCCATCGACGTGATCCCCGACGTCGTGGTGCACTGGCGCGAGCGAGCAGACGGCACCTCGATCACGCAGCGGCGCCACGCCGTCCCCGTCCTGCAGGACTACCTCGACGGTATGCGGGGAGGCCTCGCGGTCCTCGATGACGCGGGATTCGACGACGCCGCCCGCTCCCGCGTCCACCTCATCCTCGACATGGACGTCCCCGCCCTCGTGAGGGTCGCCGAGCACCACCCCGACGACACCTATCGGCAGCTTCTGGGTGCGTTCACGCGAGACCTCCTCGATCGCGCCGAGAACGAGGGCGTCGTCCTCGACGAGGCATCCGCTCCCCTGCTGGCCGCCGCACAGGCCTGGTGA
- a CDS encoding ABC transporter ATP-binding protein, with product MGGPGGFRGGFRGIDEDTQRERNASAPRIPDLGRRVVALFRPYRRRLVVTAALVILGAAVGVIPPLLVQRIFDDALFPVDGSPPQLGLLGVLVLSMIGLFVLGAALGIAQTWLTSTVGNRVTGDLRVRMFAHLQAMDLGFFTRTKTGVIQSRLQNDVGGVSGVLTNTVTSILGNTVTVISALVAMLLIDVRLTLIAVVMMPVLILVQRRVGQVRARIAGQTQESLSELSAITQETLSVSGILLSKSFNRQRAESDRYAAENRTQIGLQVRQAMSGQGFFAVVQIIMSSVPAIIYLVAGFFITGDAVPITAGAVVAFTTVQARLLMPLMGLMRVALDVQTSRALFARIFEYLDLRPAIADAADALDVADAPGPVGRIEFRDVSFRYPDAGPDSPATLDGVSFVAEPGQHVAFVGPSGAGKTTILYLAPRLYEPTAGTVLFAGADVRSLSQASIIDRIGIVSQETYLFHASIRDNLRYAKPEATDAEIEAACVAANIHHVIAGFEDGYDTVVGERGYRLSGGEKQRIAIARVLLKDPPVLLLDEATSALDTVSERVVQEAIDEAARGRTTLSIAHRLSTVIAADVIHVVEAGSIVESGTHTELLAAGGLYAELAAQQVAAARIDGAG from the coding sequence ATGGGCGGACCCGGAGGCTTCCGAGGAGGGTTCCGCGGAATCGATGAAGACACGCAGCGGGAGCGGAACGCGTCGGCTCCCCGCATCCCGGATCTCGGCCGGCGTGTGGTCGCCCTCTTCCGCCCGTACCGCCGCCGACTGGTCGTCACCGCGGCGCTCGTGATCCTCGGCGCGGCGGTCGGCGTCATCCCGCCGCTGCTGGTCCAGCGCATCTTCGACGACGCCCTCTTCCCGGTCGACGGCTCGCCTCCCCAGCTCGGGCTCCTGGGTGTCCTGGTGCTCTCGATGATCGGGCTGTTCGTCCTCGGCGCGGCGCTCGGGATCGCGCAGACCTGGCTGACATCGACGGTCGGCAACCGGGTGACGGGCGATCTGCGCGTGCGGATGTTCGCCCATCTGCAGGCGATGGACCTCGGGTTCTTCACGCGGACCAAGACAGGCGTCATCCAGTCGCGGTTGCAGAACGACGTGGGCGGGGTGTCCGGCGTCCTCACCAACACCGTCACGAGCATCCTGGGGAACACCGTCACGGTCATCTCCGCGCTGGTGGCGATGCTCCTCATCGACGTGCGACTCACCCTCATCGCGGTCGTCATGATGCCCGTGCTGATCCTCGTGCAGCGACGGGTCGGTCAGGTGCGCGCCCGTATCGCCGGTCAGACGCAGGAGTCGCTGTCGGAGCTCAGCGCCATCACCCAGGAGACCCTGAGCGTCTCCGGCATCCTGCTGTCGAAGTCCTTCAACCGTCAGCGGGCCGAGTCGGATCGCTACGCCGCCGAGAACCGGACCCAGATCGGTCTGCAGGTGCGGCAGGCGATGAGCGGTCAGGGCTTCTTCGCTGTCGTGCAGATCATCATGTCGTCAGTCCCCGCGATCATCTACCTCGTCGCCGGGTTCTTCATCACGGGGGACGCGGTCCCCATCACGGCGGGGGCGGTCGTCGCGTTCACGACGGTGCAAGCACGGCTGCTCATGCCGCTCATGGGACTGATGCGCGTCGCGCTCGACGTGCAGACCTCGCGCGCGCTGTTCGCCCGCATCTTCGAGTACCTCGATCTGCGCCCCGCGATCGCCGACGCCGCCGACGCGCTCGACGTGGCGGACGCCCCCGGCCCGGTGGGGCGGATCGAGTTCCGGGACGTTTCGTTCCGATACCCGGATGCCGGCCCCGACAGCCCTGCGACCCTCGACGGCGTCTCCTTCGTGGCCGAGCCCGGGCAGCACGTCGCCTTCGTGGGACCCTCCGGCGCCGGAAAGACCACGATCCTGTACCTCGCGCCGCGCCTCTACGAGCCGACCGCGGGGACCGTGCTGTTCGCCGGAGCCGATGTGCGCTCGCTCTCGCAGGCATCGATCATCGACCGGATCGGCATCGTGTCGCAGGAGACCTACCTCTTCCACGCGTCGATCCGCGACAACCTCCGCTACGCGAAGCCCGAAGCGACGGATGCCGAGATCGAGGCCGCCTGCGTCGCGGCGAACATCCACCACGTCATCGCCGGCTTCGAGGACGGCTACGACACCGTCGTCGGCGAGCGGGGGTACCGCTTGTCCGGCGGAGAGAAGCAGCGGATCGCGATCGCGCGCGTACTGCTGAAGGATCCGCCCGTGCTGCTGCTCGACGAGGCGACCTCGGCGCTCGACACCGTCTCGGAGCGGGTCGTGCAGGAGGCCATCGACGAGGCCGCGCGGGGGCGGACGACGCTGTCGATCGCACACCGGCTCTCGACGGTGATCGCCGCCGACGTCATCCACGTCGTCGAGGCGGGGAGCATCGTCGAGTCGGGCACGCACACGGAACTGCTGGCGGCGGGCGGTCTCTACGCCGAACTCGCGGCGCAGCAGGTCGCGGCGGCGCGTATCGACGGCGCCGGCTGA
- a CDS encoding MDR family MFS transporter, with protein MPLSDTASTPTAAPAPTRTGPVIALLVVAAFVVILNETTMSVALTDIVADLGITVATGQWLTTGFLLTMAVVIPLTGYLLERFTLRTVFFAAMTLFSAGTLIAALAPGFEFLLAGRIVQASGTAIMMPLLFTTVLNIVPPSHRGRMMGTITVVIAVAPAIGPTVSGLILSTLTWHAIFWVMLPISLIAIALGAVWVKNVTETRPDARFDVLSVPLSALGFGGLIYGFSAIGESASGHAPVPVAIPLAVGALALVLFVLRQLHLQKTDSALLDLRTFQTRAFSLAVVLVVVVFAALFGSIVLLPIYLQQVLGLDVLGIGLMLLPGGILMGAMAPFVGNAFDRVGPTPLVIPGMIIAAAALWGMTLFDANTGVPFVIAVHLALNLGLGLTFTPLLTSALGSLPRRYYPYGSATVGTLQQVAGAAGTALFVTIMTVTTAAGLADGHTEVLAKAGGVHAAFLVGAIVASAAVVLALFVRKPAEGSADEGAPLAH; from the coding sequence GTGCCCCTCTCGGACACTGCATCCACGCCCACCGCCGCTCCGGCGCCGACGAGGACGGGTCCGGTCATCGCACTTCTCGTCGTCGCCGCCTTCGTCGTCATCCTGAACGAGACGACCATGAGTGTCGCCCTGACCGACATCGTCGCCGACCTCGGCATCACCGTCGCCACCGGCCAGTGGCTGACGACCGGCTTCCTGCTGACGATGGCCGTGGTCATCCCGCTGACGGGGTACCTGCTGGAGCGGTTCACGCTGCGGACCGTCTTCTTCGCCGCCATGACCCTGTTCTCGGCCGGAACGCTGATCGCCGCCCTCGCACCGGGCTTCGAGTTCCTCCTCGCGGGCCGGATCGTGCAGGCCAGCGGCACGGCGATCATGATGCCGCTGCTGTTCACGACGGTCCTCAACATCGTGCCCCCGTCGCACCGCGGCCGGATGATGGGCACCATCACCGTCGTGATCGCCGTCGCACCGGCGATCGGCCCCACCGTCTCGGGCCTGATCCTCTCGACCCTGACCTGGCATGCGATCTTTTGGGTGATGCTGCCCATCTCCCTCATCGCGATCGCACTCGGCGCCGTGTGGGTGAAGAACGTCACCGAGACCCGCCCGGACGCGCGTTTCGACGTGCTGTCCGTCCCGCTGTCCGCCCTCGGTTTCGGCGGCCTCATCTACGGCTTCAGCGCGATCGGCGAGTCGGCGTCTGGGCACGCCCCGGTCCCGGTCGCGATCCCGCTGGCCGTCGGCGCACTGGCACTCGTGCTCTTCGTCCTCCGCCAGCTGCACCTGCAGAAGACCGACAGCGCACTGCTGGACCTCCGCACGTTCCAGACCCGGGCGTTCTCGCTCGCGGTCGTCCTCGTGGTCGTCGTGTTCGCCGCGCTGTTCGGCTCGATCGTCCTGCTGCCCATCTACCTCCAGCAGGTGCTGGGACTCGACGTCCTCGGCATCGGACTCATGCTGCTTCCCGGCGGGATCCTCATGGGAGCCATGGCGCCCTTCGTCGGCAACGCCTTCGACCGGGTGGGGCCGACTCCGCTCGTCATCCCGGGCATGATCATCGCCGCCGCAGCCCTGTGGGGAATGACCCTGTTCGACGCGAACACGGGCGTCCCCTTCGTGATCGCGGTACACCTGGCCCTCAACCTCGGGCTCGGTCTCACCTTCACGCCGCTGCTGACGTCGGCGCTCGGCTCGCTCCCCCGGCGCTACTACCCGTACGGCTCGGCGACGGTGGGAACCCTGCAGCAGGTCGCGGGCGCCGCCGGGACCGCGCTGTTCGTCACCATCATGACCGTGACGACGGCGGCCGGACTGGCCGACGGGCATACCGAGGTGCTGGCCAAGGCCGGCGGCGTACATGCCGCGTTCCTCGTCGGTGCGATCGTGGCGAGCGCCGCGGTCGTGCTCGCGCTGTTCGTCCGCAAGCCGGCCGAGGGGTCCGCGGACGAGGGAGCCCCACTCGCCCACTGA
- a CDS encoding type 1 glutamine amidotransferase domain-containing protein codes for MSTLSGKRVAFLATDGFEDSELTSPWEAVTDAGATAVMIAPEAGTITGKNGHEQSVDATSADAEAAEYDALVLPGGVVNADDLRLDAASARFARDFFAQHKPVGAICHAAWLLVEAGVLGGRTLTSYPSLRTDLVNAGATWQDEEVVVDAGLVSSRTPDDLPAFNAKLVEEIAEGPHAAQTV; via the coding sequence ATGAGCACCCTCAGCGGAAAGCGCGTCGCGTTCCTCGCGACCGACGGATTCGAAGACAGCGAGCTGACCTCCCCATGGGAGGCAGTGACGGATGCCGGGGCCACCGCGGTCATGATCGCCCCCGAGGCGGGCACCATCACCGGCAAGAACGGGCACGAACAGTCCGTGGACGCCACGTCGGCGGATGCTGAAGCCGCCGAGTACGACGCCCTGGTCCTCCCCGGCGGCGTCGTGAACGCCGACGATCTGCGCCTGGACGCTGCGTCCGCGCGTTTCGCCCGCGATTTCTTCGCGCAGCACAAGCCGGTCGGCGCGATCTGTCACGCCGCCTGGCTCCTCGTCGAGGCCGGCGTCCTCGGCGGGCGCACCCTGACGAGCTACCCCAGCCTGCGCACCGATCTCGTCAACGCGGGCGCCACCTGGCAGGACGAAGAGGTCGTGGTCGACGCCGGACTCGTCTCGAGCCGGACTCCGGATGACCTGCCGGCGTTCAACGCGAAGCTGGTCGAGGAGATCGCCGAAGGCCCCCACGCGGCCCAGACCGTCTGA
- a CDS encoding copper resistance CopC family protein, which produces MSAASSRPASVRPALSRILAVSAGIAALLVLGVATPALAHDELIGSTPSPDEQVSTAPTSVVLTYSAAIMPEGAEVIVVDAAGKDWTDGAPVIDTNTLTAPLASGMPEAGYLVEWRVVSSDGHPISGTIPFAVGQASPLQSSQATPDAGADGMSAVPFVVGGIVVVVAVVVVVALAMARRRTTPPTRD; this is translated from the coding sequence ATGTCCGCCGCGTCGTCCCGCCCTGCCTCCGTCCGTCCCGCGCTGTCCCGCATCCTGGCGGTCTCCGCCGGTATCGCGGCCCTCCTGGTTCTCGGAGTCGCCACTCCGGCCCTCGCGCACGACGAGCTCATCGGCAGCACCCCATCGCCCGACGAGCAGGTCAGCACAGCGCCCACGTCGGTGGTGCTCACGTACTCGGCCGCGATCATGCCGGAGGGGGCCGAGGTCATCGTGGTGGATGCCGCGGGCAAGGACTGGACCGATGGCGCGCCCGTCATCGACACCAACACCCTGACCGCCCCGCTGGCTTCCGGTATGCCCGAGGCGGGCTACCTCGTGGAATGGCGGGTCGTCTCGAGCGACGGCCACCCGATCAGCGGCACGATCCCCTTCGCCGTCGGGCAGGCATCGCCCCTGCAGTCGTCGCAGGCGACCCCGGACGCGGGTGCTGATGGGATGTCGGCCGTTCCGTTCGTCGTCGGGGGCATCGTCGTCGTGGTCGCCGTCGTGGTGGTGGTCGCCCTCGCGATGGCCCGTCGACGCACGACGCCCCCGACGCGCGACTGA
- a CDS encoding helix-turn-helix domain-containing protein — MPALREHFRSADLGEAEAYINRSYGSVDLDAQDLVFEESSVGDDRFGLRRLNIRGGYSAECHLDAIIVVHSDARYEWEIDGERGDAADPVLFQPGSTLACRLQDTRVQVVALPMDALTDLARTVYNDDTVTVRFDGTRAADPALLRAWQSASAMAFAAETALDNDLARASLFRSIAVSTLEAFPLIGDRAERRETVAQQQRAYRAAVAFFEQNASLPITVDDAAAAAGVGSAALRRAFRAHSAAGRTPMEHLTAVRLDAARAEMVGTPIGSVDDLSEIASRWGFSVAGLRRHHLAAYGNSPEDLLGL, encoded by the coding sequence GTGCCTGCGCTTCGTGAGCATTTCCGCTCCGCCGATCTCGGCGAGGCGGAGGCGTACATCAACCGCAGTTACGGGAGCGTCGATCTCGATGCGCAGGACCTCGTGTTCGAGGAGTCCAGCGTGGGCGACGATCGCTTCGGGCTCCGGCGATTGAACATCCGCGGCGGCTACAGCGCGGAGTGCCACCTCGACGCGATCATCGTCGTGCACAGCGACGCGCGCTACGAATGGGAGATCGACGGGGAACGTGGCGACGCGGCGGACCCGGTCCTCTTCCAGCCGGGCTCGACCCTCGCCTGCCGGCTCCAAGACACGCGCGTGCAGGTCGTCGCGCTGCCGATGGACGCTCTCACGGACCTCGCACGGACCGTCTACAACGACGACACCGTCACGGTGCGTTTCGACGGTACGCGTGCCGCCGACCCCGCTCTCCTGCGCGCGTGGCAGTCGGCGTCCGCGATGGCGTTCGCCGCCGAGACAGCCCTCGACAACGACCTCGCGCGGGCGTCGCTCTTCCGCTCGATCGCGGTGTCGACGCTCGAGGCGTTCCCCCTCATCGGTGATCGCGCCGAGCGCAGGGAGACCGTCGCCCAACAGCAGCGGGCTTACCGCGCGGCGGTCGCGTTCTTCGAGCAGAACGCGTCATTGCCGATCACGGTGGACGACGCAGCTGCGGCGGCCGGCGTCGGCAGCGCGGCGCTTCGACGCGCCTTTCGCGCGCACTCGGCTGCCGGACGCACACCGATGGAGCACCTCACCGCCGTGAGGCTCGACGCCGCCCGTGCCGAGATGGTCGGGACGCCCATCGGCTCGGTCGACGACCTGAGCGAGATCGCCTCGCGTTGGGGGTTCTCCGTCGCCGGCCTGCGGCGGCATCACCTCGCGGCGTACGGGAACAGTCCCGAGGATCTGCTCGGCCTCTGA
- a CDS encoding DUF7882 family protein, whose protein sequence is MGKFIYNDRIRAEFEDRLLAHLQLVITTKLRRGEAFTFMWRNDQSLGDGRQVVWLHPGADLNWQYFGSRQPTLNPAWLDALSHVANSPTGLYVIPEPQGSATRTPSDAME, encoded by the coding sequence GTGGGCAAGTTCATCTACAACGACCGCATCCGGGCCGAGTTCGAAGATCGGCTCCTCGCGCACCTGCAGCTCGTGATCACCACGAAGCTGCGACGTGGCGAAGCGTTCACCTTCATGTGGCGCAACGACCAGAGCCTCGGCGACGGTCGACAGGTGGTGTGGCTGCATCCCGGCGCCGACCTCAACTGGCAGTACTTCGGCAGCCGCCAGCCGACGTTGAATCCGGCGTGGCTGGACGCGCTCAGCCACGTCGCGAACTCGCCGACAGGTCTCTACGTCATCCCGGAACCGCAGGGATCCGCCACTCGCACACCCAGCGACGCCATGGAATGA
- a CDS encoding helix-turn-helix transcriptional regulator, whose protein sequence is MSSEQESRVVDVTREALDVDAAAALLQQVAAGASIRESDDAFSLRQRIVGDERLQVTRFQTTGFLHSHIDIRGYVGVARLDDGGLRAESNGSRVDVDAPFLLGPGSAETWSSAVNAEVVGIGLSALGAFTGTDLDGHGRFPHSCALTPDLQRHWESTITHVGQIFDDAALLHNDLIRQAAVDAVFAATISTFGIDADAEKATVGSRAVHRATAFIDDNLGDPLSVADIAAAAKLSVRGLQSAFQRTLGVTPATYVRAQRLQAVRRDLVRSDADATTVAEVARRWGFVHLPRFAQHYRVEFGEQPHATLRR, encoded by the coding sequence ATGTCCAGTGAACAGGAGTCGCGCGTCGTCGATGTCACGCGCGAGGCTCTCGACGTCGACGCCGCCGCCGCTCTGCTGCAACAGGTCGCTGCGGGAGCATCCATCCGCGAGTCGGATGATGCCTTTTCGTTGCGCCAGCGGATCGTGGGCGACGAGCGGCTGCAGGTCACGCGGTTCCAGACCACAGGCTTCCTGCACTCGCACATCGACATCCGCGGTTACGTCGGCGTGGCGCGGCTCGACGACGGAGGCCTCCGCGCCGAGTCGAACGGCTCCCGCGTGGATGTGGACGCTCCGTTCCTGCTCGGTCCGGGCTCGGCCGAGACCTGGTCCTCCGCCGTCAACGCCGAGGTCGTCGGGATCGGGCTCTCCGCGCTCGGAGCCTTCACCGGCACGGACCTCGACGGCCACGGGCGCTTTCCGCACTCCTGCGCGCTCACGCCGGATCTGCAGCGCCACTGGGAGTCGACGATCACCCACGTCGGCCAGATCTTCGACGACGCCGCACTGCTTCACAACGACCTGATCCGTCAGGCGGCAGTCGACGCCGTGTTCGCGGCCACGATCAGCACCTTCGGCATCGATGCGGATGCCGAGAAGGCAACCGTCGGCTCACGCGCCGTCCACCGCGCCACGGCGTTCATCGACGACAACCTCGGCGACCCGCTGAGCGTCGCGGACATCGCTGCGGCTGCGAAGCTGAGCGTCCGAGGTCTGCAGAGCGCCTTCCAGCGCACCCTCGGCGTGACGCCGGCGACGTATGTCCGGGCTCAGCGGTTGCAGGCCGTGCGACGGGACCTCGTGAGGTCGGATGCCGACGCCACGACGGTCGCCGAGGTCGCCCGACGCTGGGGCTTCGTCCATCTCCCGCGCTTCGCTCAGCACTATCGCGTGGAGTTCGGCGAGCAGCCCCACGCGACGCTCCGACGCTGA
- a CDS encoding alpha/beta fold hydrolase has translation MTQIQRQVFDAEARAIPFIDEGDGPALVLVPAQGLDVAYLGGLASILEEEGFRIVRIGSRRSGESVPSMHDLAQDVVDVLDHVGIGSAWIGGHAFGGAVARTVALDHPGRASGVLLLGVEAARALDDDAARALHSAFSAPVEAPDTDAVRTLVGPGISIPVAWDVFARSRDFDVEELQSAALASTPVAEWATLAASLPVLIIQGAEDPITPPANGDDLQATAADRTSVVRLPDAGHLFPMTHPGETAFQIEDYLGWD, from the coding sequence ATGACACAGATTCAGCGCCAGGTGTTCGACGCCGAGGCTCGTGCCATCCCGTTCATCGACGAGGGCGACGGCCCTGCCCTCGTCCTCGTTCCGGCGCAGGGGCTCGACGTCGCCTACCTCGGTGGGCTCGCGAGCATCCTCGAGGAGGAGGGCTTCCGGATCGTCCGCATCGGCTCCCGCCGTTCCGGCGAGTCGGTGCCCTCGATGCACGACCTTGCGCAAGACGTCGTCGACGTCCTCGACCACGTCGGCATCGGTTCCGCATGGATCGGGGGCCACGCGTTCGGTGGCGCCGTCGCCCGCACCGTCGCGCTCGACCACCCCGGCCGCGCCAGCGGAGTCCTCCTGCTCGGCGTCGAGGCGGCCCGCGCGCTCGACGACGACGCAGCCCGCGCCCTGCACAGTGCCTTCTCGGCACCCGTCGAGGCCCCGGACACCGACGCGGTTCGCACCCTGGTCGGGCCCGGCATCTCCATCCCCGTCGCCTGGGACGTCTTCGCGCGGTCGCGCGATTTCGATGTCGAGGAGTTGCAGAGCGCCGCCCTCGCCTCGACACCCGTCGCCGAGTGGGCGACCCTCGCCGCGTCGCTGCCGGTCCTCATCATCCAGGGCGCCGAGGACCCGATCACGCCGCCCGCGAACGGCGACGACCTCCAGGCGACGGCGGCCGACCGGACGAGTGTCGTCCGTCTGCCGGATGCCGGACACCTGTTCCCGATGACGCACCCCGGTGAGACGGCGTTCCAGATCGAGGACTACCTCGGCTGGGACTGA
- the ychF gene encoding redox-regulated ATPase YchF — protein MALTIGIVGLPNVGKSTLFNALTKNDVLAANYPFATIEPNVGVVNLPDPRLDVLAGIFSSERILPATVSFVDIAGIVRGASEGEGLGNKFLANIREADAIAQVVRGFADDDVVHVDGAVNPKNDMETINAELQLADLETLEKAITRYEKEVRGKKLDPTVLETAKAAQEALQRGELLAASGIDLAPIRELGLLSAKPFIFVFNVDEAVLTDAARKAELAALVAPAQAVFLDAKIESELAELDPEDAAEMLASTGQDESGLDQLARVGFDTLGLQTYLTAGPKEARAWTIGKGWKAPQAAGVIHTDFEKGFIKAEVISFEDLVATGSVQEARAKGKARLEGKDYVMQDGDVVEFRFNN, from the coding sequence GTGGCTCTCACCATCGGAATCGTCGGACTGCCCAACGTCGGCAAGTCCACCCTCTTCAACGCCCTCACCAAGAACGACGTGCTCGCGGCGAACTACCCGTTCGCGACGATCGAGCCGAACGTCGGCGTGGTGAATCTGCCGGACCCGCGCCTGGACGTGCTCGCCGGGATCTTCTCCTCGGAGCGAATCCTCCCCGCGACGGTCTCGTTCGTCGACATCGCCGGCATCGTCCGCGGTGCGAGCGAGGGTGAGGGCCTCGGCAACAAGTTCCTCGCCAACATCCGCGAAGCCGATGCGATCGCGCAGGTCGTTCGCGGCTTCGCCGACGACGACGTCGTCCACGTCGACGGTGCGGTGAACCCGAAGAACGACATGGAGACGATCAACGCGGAGCTCCAGCTCGCCGACCTCGAGACCCTCGAGAAGGCGATCACCCGCTACGAGAAGGAAGTCCGGGGCAAGAAGCTCGACCCGACGGTCCTCGAGACCGCGAAGGCCGCGCAAGAAGCGCTCCAGCGCGGTGAGCTGCTCGCGGCATCCGGCATCGACCTCGCACCGATCCGCGAGCTCGGCCTCCTCAGCGCGAAGCCGTTCATCTTCGTCTTCAACGTCGACGAGGCCGTGTTGACGGATGCCGCGCGCAAGGCGGAACTCGCCGCGCTCGTCGCGCCCGCCCAGGCCGTCTTCCTCGACGCCAAGATCGAGTCGGAGCTCGCGGAGCTCGACCCGGAGGATGCCGCCGAGATGCTCGCATCGACCGGCCAGGACGAGTCGGGCCTCGACCAGCTCGCCCGCGTCGGCTTCGACACCCTGGGCCTGCAGACCTACCTGACGGCAGGCCCCAAGGAGGCTCGCGCCTGGACGATCGGGAAGGGCTGGAAGGCTCCGCAGGCTGCCGGGGTCATCCACACCGACTTCGAGAAGGGCTTCATCAAGGCAGAGGTCATCTCGTTCGAGGACCTCGTCGCGACGGGGTCCGTCCAGGAGGCACGTGCCAAGGGCAAGGCGCGCCTCGAGGGCAAGGACTACGTCATGCAGGACGGCGACGTCGTCGAGTTCCGCTTCAACAACTGA